From a region of the Rhodococcus sp. 4CII genome:
- a CDS encoding acetyl-CoA C-acetyltransferase, translating to MPDEAFVYEAIRTPRGKGKNGSLHGVKPVDLVVGLIRELKIRYPDMDPAQIDDVVLGVVTPVADQGAVIARTAALVAGLPDSVAGAQVSRFCASGLEAVNLAAQKVRSGFESLIIAGGVESMSRVAMGSDGGALFNDPATSYDHYIVPQGIGADLIATIEGFSRAAVDGYAVRSQRRAEEAWSGGYFAKSVVPVHDMNGVPILDHDEHRRPGTTLEALKKIWPSFATIGEMSGFDAVALQKYTSIERIEHVHHGGNSSGIVDGAAVVLIGNETVAKRYGMSPRARIVATAVTGSDPTIMLTGPTPATEKVLALAGLTVDDIDLFELNEAFASVVLKFQKDLNIPSEKLNVNGGAIAMGHPLGATGAMLVGTMVDELERRGDRRALITLCVGGGMGIATIIERV from the coding sequence ATGCCTGATGAAGCTTTTGTATACGAGGCCATCCGCACACCGCGCGGCAAGGGAAAGAACGGCTCTCTCCACGGCGTGAAGCCGGTCGACCTGGTGGTCGGCCTCATCCGGGAACTGAAGATTCGCTATCCCGACATGGATCCCGCACAGATCGACGACGTCGTCCTCGGTGTCGTGACCCCGGTTGCCGATCAGGGCGCCGTCATCGCACGCACGGCAGCGCTCGTCGCAGGACTTCCTGATTCGGTTGCCGGAGCCCAAGTGAGCCGATTCTGTGCCTCGGGCCTCGAAGCGGTGAACCTTGCGGCCCAAAAAGTGCGATCGGGATTCGAGAGCCTGATCATTGCCGGCGGCGTCGAATCGATGTCGCGGGTTGCCATGGGCTCCGACGGTGGCGCGCTCTTCAACGACCCTGCCACCAGCTACGACCACTACATCGTTCCGCAGGGAATCGGCGCCGACCTGATCGCCACCATCGAAGGATTCTCCCGGGCGGCCGTCGACGGGTACGCCGTCCGCTCACAGCGACGAGCCGAAGAGGCGTGGTCCGGCGGCTACTTCGCGAAATCCGTCGTCCCCGTCCATGATATGAACGGAGTCCCGATCCTGGACCATGACGAGCACCGCAGACCGGGAACAACCCTCGAGGCTCTGAAGAAGATCTGGCCGTCGTTCGCAACCATCGGCGAGATGAGTGGATTCGACGCGGTTGCACTGCAGAAGTACACGTCTATCGAGCGTATCGAACACGTCCATCACGGCGGAAACTCGTCCGGAATCGTGGACGGAGCCGCGGTAGTCCTGATCGGGAACGAAACGGTGGCGAAGCGATACGGAATGAGCCCGCGAGCACGGATCGTCGCCACCGCGGTCACCGGATCGGATCCGACGATCATGCTCACCGGCCCTACGCCGGCGACAGAGAAAGTCCTGGCACTCGCCGGCCTGACCGTCGACGACATCGACCTCTTCGAGCTCAATGAAGCGTTCGCATCGGTCGTGCTCAAGTTCCAGAAAGATCTGAACATCCCGAGCGAGAAACTGAACGTCAACGGTGGCGCCATCGCGATGGGCCACCCCTTGGGGGCCACCGGCGCCATGCTGGTCGGCACCATGGTCGACGAACTCGAGCGTCGCGGCGACCGGAGGGCACTCATCACTCTGTGCGTCGGTGGTGGCATGGGCATCGCGACCATTATCGAGCGGGTCTGA
- a CDS encoding NAD(P)(+) transhydrogenase (Re/Si-specific) subunit beta — MDYLVNVLYIVAFSMFIYGLMGLTGPKTAVRGNQIAAVGMGVAVVATLISIRDTSNWVLIITGLVIGVVLGVPPALRTKMTAMPQLVALFNGVGGGTVALIAYAEFLDSDGFTAFTHGQTPTVHIVIASLFAAIIGSISFWGSVIAFLKLQETLPGRPIGIGRLQQPLNALLLIGAVALAVAIGIKAIDPTAPTSQWWIVGVLVLAAVLGLMVVLPIGGADMPVVISLLNALTGLSAAAAGLALNNQAMIVAGMIVGASGSILTNLMAKAMNRSIPAIVAGGFGGGGAAAAVGDGTARTAKSTSAADAAIQMAYANQVIVVPGYGLAVAQAQHAVKDMAKLLESKGVEVKYAIHPVAGRMPGHMNVLLAEADVEYDAMKEMDDINDEFARTDVTLVIGANDVTNPAARNDPSSPIHGMPILNVDQSKSVIVLKRSMNSGFAGIDNPLFFADTTSMLFGDAKKSVAEVTEELKAL; from the coding sequence ATGGACTACCTCGTCAACGTGTTGTACATCGTGGCGTTCTCGATGTTCATCTACGGTCTGATGGGCCTGACCGGCCCGAAGACCGCGGTCCGCGGCAATCAGATCGCCGCGGTCGGCATGGGAGTGGCCGTGGTCGCCACCCTGATCTCGATCCGGGACACCTCCAACTGGGTGCTCATCATCACCGGTCTGGTGATCGGTGTGGTCCTCGGGGTGCCGCCGGCGTTGCGGACGAAGATGACCGCGATGCCGCAGCTGGTGGCGTTGTTCAACGGCGTCGGCGGCGGCACCGTCGCCCTGATCGCCTACGCCGAATTCCTGGACTCGGACGGGTTCACCGCGTTCACCCACGGTCAGACCCCGACCGTGCACATCGTGATCGCCTCGCTGTTCGCGGCGATCATCGGCTCGATCTCCTTCTGGGGATCGGTGATCGCATTCCTCAAGCTGCAGGAAACCCTGCCGGGCCGGCCGATCGGCATCGGCCGGTTGCAGCAACCACTCAACGCGCTGCTGCTGATCGGGGCGGTCGCGTTGGCGGTGGCCATCGGCATCAAGGCCATCGACCCGACCGCACCCACCTCCCAGTGGTGGATCGTCGGGGTGCTGGTGTTGGCGGCGGTGCTCGGGTTGATGGTGGTGCTCCCGATCGGCGGCGCCGACATGCCCGTGGTGATCTCCCTGCTCAACGCGCTCACCGGTCTGTCCGCGGCGGCCGCCGGTCTGGCCCTGAACAATCAGGCCATGATCGTGGCCGGCATGATCGTCGGCGCCTCGGGTTCGATCCTGACCAACCTGATGGCGAAGGCGATGAACCGGTCCATCCCGGCGATCGTGGCCGGCGGGTTCGGCGGCGGCGGTGCGGCGGCCGCGGTCGGCGACGGCACCGCCAGGACGGCGAAGTCCACCTCGGCGGCGGACGCGGCGATCCAGATGGCGTACGCCAACCAGGTCATCGTCGTCCCCGGGTACGGGTTGGCGGTGGCCCAGGCGCAGCACGCGGTCAAGGACATGGCCAAGCTGCTCGAGTCGAAGGGTGTCGAGGTCAAGTACGCGATCCACCCGGTCGCCGGCCGGATGCCCGGGCACATGAACGTGCTCCTGGCCGAGGCCGACGTCGAGTACGACGCGATGAAGGAAATGGACGACATCAACGACGAGTTCGCTCGCACCGACGTCACCCTGGTGATCGGTGCGAACGATGTCACCAACCCGGCCGCCCGCAACGATCCGTCGTCGCCGATTCACGGGATGCCGATCCTGAACGTGGATCAGTCGAAGTCGGTGATCGTGCTCAAGCGGTCGATGAACTCCGGGTTCGCCGGCATCGACAACCCGCTGTTCTTCGCCGACACCACCTCGATGCTGTTCGGGGACGCGAAGAAGTCGGTCGCCGAGGTCACCGAAGAACTCAAAGCGCTGTAG
- a CDS encoding SDR family oxidoreductase, translated as MNATTETGLFDVSGARVLVTGGTGGIGLMIARGFVRAGAEVIVSSRKADSVRAAQEDLGSEGIATGIVGDVSTPDSARALAAEVLAQSPKIDVLVNNAGTTWGSPMEEFPDSAWDRVMHTNVEGVFHLTVALLPGLRQAASQSGRAGIINIGSTDGINVPEMDSFSYGASKAAVHHLTRHLAKKLAPESITVNAIAPGPFESKMTRFVLDDPAANAAVTASIPLGRFGSPEDVAGLSIFLASPAGKFLTGTVIPLDGGIVGCGSSARF; from the coding sequence ATGAATGCGACAACCGAAACGGGCTTGTTCGACGTCTCCGGGGCGCGGGTGCTCGTCACCGGCGGTACCGGCGGAATCGGCCTGATGATCGCCCGCGGGTTCGTCCGAGCCGGCGCCGAGGTGATCGTCTCGTCGCGAAAGGCGGATTCGGTTCGCGCGGCGCAGGAGGATCTGGGCAGTGAGGGCATCGCAACCGGAATAGTCGGGGACGTCTCGACGCCGGACTCGGCGCGGGCGCTGGCCGCCGAGGTTTTGGCGCAGAGCCCGAAGATCGATGTGCTGGTGAACAACGCGGGCACGACGTGGGGATCTCCGATGGAGGAGTTTCCGGATTCGGCGTGGGACCGTGTCATGCATACCAACGTCGAGGGGGTATTCCACCTCACGGTGGCGCTGCTTCCGGGGTTGCGCCAGGCGGCGTCGCAGTCGGGACGTGCGGGGATCATCAATATCGGTTCCACGGATGGAATCAATGTCCCAGAGATGGACAGCTTCAGCTACGGAGCGAGCAAGGCTGCGGTTCATCACCTGACGCGTCATCTCGCGAAGAAACTTGCCCCGGAATCGATCACCGTCAACGCGATCGCACCGGGGCCGTTCGAGAGCAAGATGACCAGATTCGTTTTGGACGATCCGGCCGCGAACGCGGCGGTGACTGCGAGCATTCCGCTGGGGCGGTTCGGTAGTCCCGAGGATGTCGCGGGGCTGAGTATCTTCCTCGCGTCGCCGGCCGGGAAATTCCTCACGGGTACGGTCATTCCGCTGGACGGCGGCATTGTGGGTTGTGGCAGCTCGGCGCGCTTTTGA
- a CDS encoding NAD(P) transhydrogenase subunit alpha, which translates to MYTELLANIAILVLSGFVGFAVISKVPNTLHTPLMSGTNAIHGIVVLGALVVLGKVENPPWGLQVILSVALVFGTINVVGGFVVTDRMLGMFKSKPATPTAVAAAAEKGGDK; encoded by the coding sequence ATGTATACCGAATTGTTGGCGAACATCGCGATCCTGGTGTTGTCCGGGTTCGTGGGCTTCGCGGTGATCTCGAAGGTCCCGAACACGCTGCACACCCCGCTGATGTCGGGCACGAACGCCATCCACGGCATCGTAGTGCTCGGCGCGCTGGTGGTGCTCGGCAAGGTGGAGAACCCGCCGTGGGGGCTGCAGGTGATCCTGTCCGTGGCCCTGGTGTTCGGAACGATCAACGTGGTCGGTGGTTTCGTGGTGACCGACCGGATGCTGGGCATGTTCAAGTCCAAGCCCGCCACACCGACGGCTGTTGCCGCTGCCGCTGAGAAGGGTGGGGACAAGTAA
- a CDS encoding 3-hydroxyacyl-CoA dehydrogenase NAD-binding domain-containing protein, giving the protein MIESKTIRWEQDDEGIVLLTLDDPDQSANTMNTNYVESMEVVVDRLEQQCATVKGVVITSSKKTFFAGGDLHELLAAKVEDAAEITAHTNRVKSQLRRLETLGFPVVAAINGAALGGGLEIALATHHRIALDARGVVIGLPEVSLGLLPGGGGIVRTVRLLGLDSALTNVLLSGRRYAVLDAKALGLVDDTVTSLENLVPAAKAWIKENPAAAQKWDSEGYTIPGGIPAHLPSLPALLRKQLKGAPLPAPRAILAAAVEGAQVDFGSASLIETRYFVHLATGQVAKNMITAFFFDLQTISSGGSRPKQFPKYAAKKVGVIGAGMMGAGIAYVSARAGIDVVLKDVTLDQAQQGKRYAEKLEATALAKRQATPGKSKALLDRITPTDDPKDFADVDFVIEAVFENVELKQTVFQEIENEVAPDSVLGSNTSTLPITVLSEGVTRPDNFIGIHFFSPVDKMPLVEIITGKNTSAETLAKVVDYTLQIRKSPIVVNDSRGFFTSRVIGKFLEEAIAAVGEGVDPAIVEQAGAQAGYPAPPLQLLDELTLTLPRKIIRENRAAVEAVGGTWVEHGSAIVFDRMIDEFDRQGRSTGAGFYDYDDSGKRTTLWSGLREKFASGSTLIPFEDLQERMLFSEALETVRCFDEGVLNSVADANIGSILGIGFPAWTGGVIQYINGYPQGLQGFVDRARELAARYGNHFLPPESLVTKATRGEIYR; this is encoded by the coding sequence ATGATCGAATCGAAGACCATCCGATGGGAACAGGACGACGAAGGCATCGTTCTGCTGACTCTGGATGACCCGGATCAGTCCGCCAACACCATGAATACGAACTACGTCGAGTCGATGGAAGTGGTCGTCGATCGACTCGAGCAGCAGTGCGCCACCGTGAAGGGCGTCGTCATCACCTCGTCGAAGAAGACCTTCTTCGCGGGGGGCGATCTCCACGAACTGCTCGCCGCCAAGGTGGAGGACGCCGCCGAGATCACCGCACACACCAATCGCGTCAAGTCGCAACTACGACGCCTGGAAACCCTGGGATTCCCGGTGGTCGCCGCAATCAACGGCGCGGCGCTGGGCGGCGGACTCGAGATCGCGCTGGCGACCCATCATCGAATCGCACTGGACGCGAGGGGAGTCGTCATCGGACTGCCCGAGGTATCGCTAGGTCTGCTACCTGGCGGTGGCGGCATCGTCCGGACCGTGCGCCTACTTGGACTCGACAGCGCGCTGACGAATGTGCTGCTCAGCGGCAGGCGCTACGCTGTGCTCGACGCAAAGGCACTCGGGCTGGTCGACGACACCGTCACGTCGCTAGAGAACCTCGTCCCCGCGGCGAAGGCATGGATCAAAGAGAATCCCGCCGCCGCGCAGAAGTGGGATTCCGAGGGCTACACGATCCCCGGCGGCATTCCTGCACATCTGCCGTCGCTTCCTGCGCTGCTGCGCAAACAGCTCAAGGGTGCACCATTGCCGGCGCCGCGAGCGATTCTCGCGGCAGCCGTGGAAGGCGCTCAGGTCGACTTCGGATCTGCCAGCCTGATCGAAACGCGCTATTTCGTGCACCTTGCAACCGGACAGGTCGCAAAGAACATGATCACCGCGTTCTTCTTCGACCTGCAAACGATCAGCTCCGGCGGAAGCCGACCCAAGCAATTCCCGAAATACGCCGCGAAAAAGGTCGGTGTCATTGGGGCCGGAATGATGGGTGCAGGCATCGCCTACGTATCGGCGCGCGCCGGTATCGATGTAGTCCTGAAAGACGTCACCCTCGACCAGGCACAACAGGGCAAAAGGTACGCGGAGAAACTCGAAGCCACGGCACTCGCCAAGCGGCAAGCTACCCCGGGGAAGTCGAAGGCTCTGCTCGACCGCATCACCCCGACAGACGACCCGAAAGATTTCGCGGACGTCGACTTCGTGATCGAGGCTGTATTCGAAAACGTGGAACTCAAGCAGACGGTCTTCCAAGAGATCGAAAACGAGGTCGCACCGGACTCAGTACTCGGATCCAATACCTCCACCCTGCCGATCACAGTGCTCTCCGAAGGTGTCACACGGCCCGACAACTTCATCGGAATCCACTTCTTCTCCCCCGTCGACAAGATGCCGCTCGTCGAAATCATCACCGGCAAGAACACCTCCGCGGAAACCCTTGCGAAGGTCGTCGACTACACCCTGCAGATCCGGAAGAGTCCGATCGTCGTCAATGACAGCCGCGGGTTCTTCACCAGCCGGGTCATCGGAAAGTTCCTCGAGGAAGCGATAGCCGCCGTCGGCGAGGGTGTCGACCCGGCAATTGTGGAACAGGCGGGGGCACAGGCAGGTTACCCGGCACCACCGCTCCAACTCCTCGACGAATTGACGCTGACCCTTCCACGCAAAATTATCCGTGAGAACCGCGCTGCTGTGGAAGCCGTCGGAGGGACCTGGGTAGAGCATGGCTCGGCCATCGTGTTCGACCGCATGATCGACGAGTTCGATCGTCAGGGGCGTTCGACCGGAGCAGGCTTCTATGACTACGACGACTCCGGCAAACGCACCACCCTCTGGTCAGGGCTTCGTGAGAAGTTCGCATCCGGAAGTACGTTGATCCCCTTCGAAGATCTCCAGGAGCGGATGCTGTTCTCGGAGGCACTCGAGACAGTTCGGTGCTTCGACGAAGGCGTGCTGAACTCGGTGGCCGACGCCAACATCGGCTCAATTCTCGGAATCGGATTCCCGGCGTGGACAGGTGGAGTCATCCAGTACATCAACGGATATCCCCAGGGTCTACAGGGTTTCGTCGACCGAGCGCGAGAACTTGCCGCACGCTACGGAAACCACTTCCTCCCCCCGGAATCGCTGGTTACCAAAGCCACTCGCGGTGAGATCTACCGGTAA
- a CDS encoding Re/Si-specific NAD(P)(+) transhydrogenase subunit alpha gives MSTSERRDPGRSAPTVGVVRESNDGERRVALVPKVVAALIAKGVDVVVESGAGLDALIPDELYKDAGAAIADPWSADVIVKVAPPSDEEVGRLSSGQTLIGFLAPRNQDNQVAALKAAGVQAFAVEAIPRISRAQVMDALSSQANVSGYKSVLLAASESTRFFPMLTTAAGTVKPASVLVLGVGVAGLQALATAKRLGGRATGYDVRPEVADQVRSVGAQWLDLGIDAAGEGGYARELTEAERAQQQQALEDAIKGFDVVITTALVPGRPAPRLVTAAAVEGMKPGSVVVDLAGETGGNCELTEPGQTVVKHGVTICSPLNLPASMPEHASELYSKNISALLELMLVEGRLAPDFSDEVLAAACVTRKTKETS, from the coding sequence GTGAGTACATCGGAAAGAAGAGACCCAGGCCGATCTGCGCCCACTGTGGGTGTTGTTCGGGAGTCGAACGACGGTGAGCGTCGGGTGGCGTTGGTGCCGAAGGTCGTGGCCGCGTTGATCGCCAAGGGCGTCGACGTGGTCGTCGAGTCGGGGGCCGGATTGGACGCGTTGATTCCGGACGAGTTGTACAAGGATGCCGGGGCTGCTATCGCGGACCCGTGGTCGGCGGACGTGATCGTGAAGGTGGCGCCGCCGTCGGACGAGGAAGTCGGCCGCCTGTCGTCGGGGCAGACGTTGATCGGGTTCCTCGCCCCCCGCAATCAGGACAATCAGGTGGCCGCGCTGAAGGCGGCCGGCGTGCAGGCCTTCGCGGTGGAGGCGATCCCGCGGATCTCCCGCGCCCAGGTGATGGACGCGTTGTCGTCGCAGGCGAACGTGTCCGGGTACAAGTCGGTGCTGCTGGCGGCGTCGGAGTCGACCCGGTTCTTCCCGATGCTCACCACCGCGGCCGGCACGGTCAAGCCGGCGTCGGTGCTGGTCCTCGGTGTCGGTGTCGCCGGTCTGCAGGCCCTGGCGACGGCGAAGCGGCTCGGCGGCCGGGCCACCGGCTACGACGTCCGCCCGGAGGTCGCGGACCAGGTCCGGTCCGTCGGTGCGCAGTGGCTCGATCTGGGGATCGACGCCGCCGGTGAGGGCGGCTACGCCCGCGAGCTGACCGAGGCCGAACGGGCGCAGCAGCAGCAGGCGCTCGAGGATGCGATCAAGGGCTTCGACGTGGTCATCACCACCGCCCTGGTGCCGGGTCGTCCGGCACCCCGGTTGGTGACCGCCGCCGCGGTCGAGGGCATGAAGCCCGGCAGTGTGGTGGTCGACCTGGCCGGGGAGACCGGCGGCAACTGCGAGCTCACCGAGCCCGGTCAGACCGTCGTCAAGCACGGGGTGACGATCTGCTCGCCGCTGAACCTGCCCGCCAGCATGCCCGAGCACGCGTCGGAGCTGTACTCGAAGAACATCTCCGCCCTGCTGGAGCTGATGTTGGTCGAGGGCCGGTTGGCTCCCGATTTCTCGGACGAGGTCCTCGCCGCCGCCTGCGTCACCCGCAAAACCAAGGAAACCTCATGA